AGCAATAGAAAAGTTGGCGCAAGAGAGTTCTCAAGGATAAGGGCGCAGGAAGAAGCTTATTAAAAGAAAAGCCCTCGACATAACGCCGAGGGCTTTCTTGATCGTAAACTTCCATATTAAAGAATAGTTGTCATAACATGCTTAATTTAAATAAATAGTTTTCTTGATTGTGAATTGATAACTCCTAAAAAGTGAACCTAATCCCGCCAGTAACTCTGTTGGATAGATAGTCCCCCTTAACTCCGTCATAGTCCAATTCCTTGAGTCCTACTTTCAACTTATAATCGAGGTCCAAAGATATGTTCTCAGTAAGTCTGTACCCTATGCCGACAATTGGTTGAACAAGAGGGATGCTTGTTGATCCGTCTGCGCTTAGGCTCCAATATTTAATCTCTGAGTCTGACCACCCATATCCTACGCCAGCCCCGAGGTATGAAAACAATCTTGTTTCTGTTCCTGAAAATTCATACAGCACGTTTCCCATAATTGACTTCATATCGAGAGATCCATCAACGTCTATTGACTTGTCGTCCTCTTTCCCGCGCCCTAAATCTGAAGTGAAGTAACTGCCTTCTAATTCTACTCGCCAACCCTGCTTCCATTTATAACCAGCGGCAACAGTCCCACCATACCCTACGTCGAAGGTCAAGCTATAGGGAGTTTTACTGATATCAGTTTCTGCTATATACTGACCACCAACTCCGGCAGAAACATATGGTCCAGCCTTAAAGTAATTATCGAAAGCTTGAGCTGGAACAGAGAAAAGCAGAATAGCCGCAAATGCCAAAAGTAGTTTTTTCACAATTTCCCCTAAAGTTAAGATCTCATTAAGAAGTATAATTATTGCATAAGTTTTATACTTAAAATCACAATAAAGGTGTTTTGTCTATACTGGCTAGGATAAATTTGTGATCAAAGTATCGCGTGATAGCATGTGAAATGTAATTGATTTGCAGGTGAGATAAATATAATGAATGAGGAAGGAAATAATTCCGCTACCCAACAGTAAAGCCCTCGTTTCTCATTGTGAGATTCGGGGGCTTTGCTTATGTGCAAAAAAAGGAAGTGTAGACCAGAGTGTATACCAAAAGAAAAGGGTTTAGCTAATTGTGTTAGCTAAACCCTTGATTTCTATGGTCGGGGCGAAGAGATTCGAACTCCCGGCATCCTGCTCCCAAAGCAGGCGCGCTACCAAACTGCGCCACGCCCCGACTGATATAATTTGCTGCACTAGCGCTGTGCACAAAAAAGGGGATAGTTGAAACGTATGTGCTTGGCAAGTGTTAATTTCATAAAAATGAAAATAAATTTAAGTCTTTTAGGTTTTATTGTTTATTTTCAGGTGTTTATTGTTTTTAATTTATTTTTCAATTAATTGGACTTGTTCTCAAAAACCCCATTTGCGTGGCATCCGCAGTATTTACACATGCCATGATCAACTCCCATATTTTCCATTGAAAAGCCTAATCTGCGGATAATTTCTTTGTTGCAGGAAGGGCAGAACGTTGAGGAAAATTCATTTCCAGGAACATTACCTATATATATGTACTTGAGTCCCGCGTCGTTCCCTGCTTGTCGGGCAAGGGTCAGAGATGTCATAGGGGTTACCGGACAATCCTGCATCATATAGTCGGGATGAAAGCGGGAGATATGCCACGGGACTTCTTCGCCAAGTTCTGTAGCTATGAAGTTTGCCAGTTGTTTCAGTTCAGATATCTCATCATTTTTGCCGGGAATGAGCAGGGTTGTTACTTCCAGCCACCAGCCCAGTTTTTTAATGTGCTTGAGCGTTTCGAGTACAGGGTTCAGTTTGCCTTTGCAGATTTCCTTATAAAACGTGTTGTTGAAACTTTTTAGATCAATGTTGGCAGCATCAATTAAGGGGGCAAGTTCTTCGAGACATTCAGGACTTTGAAATCCGTTTGAAACTATGATGTTTTTTAAACCGTGATCGTGAGCAAGTTTTGCAGTGTCCTGCATAAGCTCAAAAAATATAGTCGGTTCTGAATAGGTGTAGGATATGGACTTACATTTGTGGGATATAGCAAGCTCGACCAGTGTTTCGGGCGTTACTTTCTGTCCTGTTACCTCGCGGCCCGATTTTGGGTGTTGTGATAACGAGGCATTTTGGCAGAATTCACAGCCGAAATTACAACCTTGCGTGCCTAGTGAAAAAGTACTGGTGCCGGGCAGAAAGTGATAGAGCGGTTTTTTTTCAACGGGGTCAATGTTGATCGCTGCGACCAAGTCGTATGTTTTTGTCATCAGCGAACCGTCAATGTTCTGCCGGACTCCGCATATTCCATGATTGTCAGGCTCTATAATACAAAAATGATTACAGAGACGGCATTGGACTTTTCCGTTTTTCAATTCTTTCCATAGTCGTGCAGGGTGTAGCATTTTTGGAAGTCCTTATCTTTTAATTTCAGGGACAATAAGAATAGGGCCGATGTTCGGCGTGTCCTTTTCATCCTTTTCTTTTGGTCTGGTGCTCATTATATTAGACTTGTTTCCGGACTCAATTGAGATTTCATTGTTGTCTTGTCTTGTTCCCA
Above is a window of Maridesulfovibrio ferrireducens DNA encoding:
- a CDS encoding outer membrane protein, producing the protein MKKLLLAFAAILLFSVPAQAFDNYFKAGPYVSAGVGGQYIAETDISKTPYSLTFDVGYGGTVAAGYKWKQGWRVELEGSYFTSDLGRGKEDDKSIDVDGSLDMKSIMGNVLYEFSGTETRLFSYLGAGVGYGWSDSEIKYWSLSADGSTSIPLVQPIVGIGYRLTENISLDLDYKLKVGLKELDYDGVKGDYLSNRVTGGIRFTF
- the amrS gene encoding AmmeMemoRadiSam system radical SAM enzyme — encoded protein: MLHPARLWKELKNGKVQCRLCNHFCIIEPDNHGICGVRQNIDGSLMTKTYDLVAAINIDPVEKKPLYHFLPGTSTFSLGTQGCNFGCEFCQNASLSQHPKSGREVTGQKVTPETLVELAISHKCKSISYTYSEPTIFFELMQDTAKLAHDHGLKNIIVSNGFQSPECLEELAPLIDAANIDLKSFNNTFYKEICKGKLNPVLETLKHIKKLGWWLEVTTLLIPGKNDEISELKQLANFIATELGEEVPWHISRFHPDYMMQDCPVTPMTSLTLARQAGNDAGLKYIYIGNVPGNEFSSTFCPSCNKEIIRRLGFSMENMGVDHGMCKYCGCHANGVFENKSN